In one window of Caenimonas aquaedulcis DNA:
- a CDS encoding DUF3108 domain-containing protein, which yields MTARPLLALTVLVLGAHALLLRAAPAVVVPDSAQHLRPLVIRTFAPESAAPPPTPQAPPVVAAIASVEAPAPNVVRRPSAAPRTLSSPRIVSPGAQPPAPPERVAAVTPPAKAHSSAQRATKVAVADSMRLRYRVDVRVRGIPLQGEGLLVWRREGDGYEAQLEVSSPIYPKRTQRSTGRITADGIAPTRFSDKGRGSEEAAHFERDKDIVSFSGNHPEAPLQAGAQDRLTVILQLGALLAGEPARYPQGATITIQTAGTRDAEPWSFTVEGEEDLTLPGGKVTAVKLQRNPRKEFDQKVELWLAPGMAYAPVRVRLTQPNGDWVDQQWSSTDRG from the coding sequence GTGACGGCGCGTCCGCTGCTCGCGCTGACCGTCCTCGTGCTCGGCGCGCATGCCTTGCTACTCCGGGCGGCGCCCGCCGTGGTCGTGCCGGACAGCGCGCAGCACCTGCGGCCCCTGGTGATCCGCACCTTCGCCCCAGAGAGCGCCGCGCCGCCACCGACCCCGCAGGCGCCGCCGGTAGTCGCAGCCATCGCATCCGTCGAGGCGCCTGCCCCGAATGTCGTCCGCCGGCCCTCAGCCGCTCCTCGCACGCTTTCGTCCCCGCGGATCGTTTCGCCCGGGGCGCAACCCCCTGCCCCGCCTGAACGCGTCGCCGCGGTCACGCCGCCCGCCAAGGCGCATTCCTCCGCGCAACGCGCCACCAAGGTCGCCGTCGCGGACTCCATGCGCCTGCGCTACCGCGTCGACGTGCGGGTGCGCGGCATCCCCCTCCAGGGCGAGGGCCTGCTGGTCTGGCGCAGGGAGGGCGACGGCTACGAGGCGCAGCTCGAGGTGAGCTCGCCCATCTACCCGAAGCGCACGCAGCGCAGCACCGGCAGGATCACCGCCGACGGCATCGCACCCACCCGCTTTTCGGACAAGGGCCGCGGCAGCGAGGAAGCCGCGCACTTCGAGCGGGACAAGGACATCGTGAGCTTCAGCGGCAACCACCCGGAGGCTCCCTTGCAGGCGGGCGCTCAGGACCGGCTCACCGTGATCCTGCAGCTGGGCGCCCTGCTCGCCGGCGAACCCGCGCGATATCCGCAAGGCGCGACGATCACGATCCAGACGGCGGGAACCCGGGACGCCGAGCCCTGGTCCTTCACCGTGGAAGGCGAGGAAGACCTGACGCTGCCGGGGGGCAAGGTGACCGCCGTCAAGCTGCAGCGCAACCCCCGCAAGGAATTCGACCAGAAGGTGGAACTGTGGCTCGCCCCCGGCATGGCCTACGCCCCGGTGCGCGTGCGTCTTACACAGCCCAACGGGGATTGGGTCGACCAGCAGTGGTCCTCCACCGACAGGGGCTGA
- a CDS encoding BTH_I0359 family protein, with the protein MQMLYDSETFVVVHMQANEPADGEPAPRTARHGFEIVDKRSNKEVYLDGSWAEAFQRQINAWQLNTPTQEEVEETLDGYAELAQNPLVMH; encoded by the coding sequence ATGCAAATGCTTTATGACTCCGAGACCTTCGTCGTCGTGCACATGCAGGCCAACGAGCCCGCCGACGGCGAACCGGCCCCGCGCACGGCGCGTCACGGCTTCGAGATCGTCGACAAACGCTCCAACAAGGAGGTCTACCTCGACGGCTCCTGGGCCGAGGCTTTCCAGCGCCAGATCAACGCGTGGCAGCTGAACACGCCCACGCAGGAAGAAGTCGAAGAGACGCTCGACGGCTACGCCGAGCTGGCGCAGAACCCGCTCGTCATGCACTGA